A stretch of Saccharothrix texasensis DNA encodes these proteins:
- a CDS encoding vanadium-dependent haloperoxidase: protein MNRVLVLVLAVVFAVVGATPAVGSPHRRADVVAEWFDVTAATVAAAGAPTQSTNSRTWAIAWLAAARAAHDLPAAQRDRADAAVASAAHTALVALAPAREAELDAALRTTLSRLSPGGQRDLGVADGVREAGALLAEREGDGLDPASVNAPFEVPAPAPGVWQPTPPSLTPPQQAGNRRARPFLLDRADRFRLAPPPALGSPRDQADLAEVRAYGSADSAARTAAQTGTAQFWLQGSLVGYTQPLRAALDATGGSPARRAALIAAFHVILVDTQIATSDTKYAYLRWRPVTAIRATADPQWTPLHATPAHPDYPSGHTTYSGAAEVVLTAFTGPSARRPFTTTSPTAPGVTRTYRRWAELTQDNVDARVWSGIHTRTADEAGVVLGQRVARFGLSRFDSLLD, encoded by the coding sequence ATGAACAGAGTTCTGGTCTTGGTGCTCGCAGTGGTCTTCGCGGTGGTGGGTGCGACCCCGGCGGTCGGGTCGCCCCACCGCCGGGCGGACGTGGTGGCCGAGTGGTTCGACGTGACGGCGGCGACGGTCGCCGCGGCCGGCGCGCCCACCCAGTCGACCAACAGCCGGACGTGGGCGATCGCCTGGCTCGCCGCCGCACGGGCCGCGCACGACCTCCCCGCCGCGCAACGCGACCGGGCCGACGCGGCGGTGGCGTCGGCGGCGCACACCGCCCTGGTGGCCCTGGCGCCCGCCCGCGAGGCAGAGCTGGACGCCGCGTTGCGCACGACGCTCTCCCGCCTCTCGCCCGGTGGGCAACGCGACCTCGGCGTGGCCGACGGCGTCAGGGAGGCGGGTGCCCTGCTCGCCGAACGCGAGGGCGACGGCCTCGACCCGGCCTCGGTCAACGCGCCGTTCGAGGTGCCCGCGCCGGCGCCGGGCGTCTGGCAGCCGACGCCGCCCTCGCTCACCCCGCCGCAGCAAGCGGGCAACCGCCGGGCCCGGCCGTTCCTGCTCGACCGCGCCGACCGGTTCCGCCTGGCGCCGCCACCCGCCCTCGGCTCGCCACGTGACCAGGCGGACTTGGCGGAGGTGCGCGCCTACGGGTCGGCGGACAGCGCCGCGCGCACGGCGGCGCAGACCGGGACCGCGCAGTTCTGGCTCCAGGGATCGTTGGTCGGCTACACCCAACCGCTGCGCGCGGCCCTCGACGCGACCGGCGGCTCGCCCGCCCGCCGGGCGGCGCTGATCGCGGCGTTCCACGTGATCCTGGTCGACACCCAGATCGCCACCTCGGACACGAAGTACGCCTACCTGCGCTGGCGACCGGTCACCGCCATCAGGGCGACCGCCGATCCACAGTGGACGCCGCTGCACGCCACGCCCGCGCACCCGGACTACCCGAGCGGCCACACCACCTACTCCGGCGCGGCCGAGGTGGTGCTGACCGCGTTCACCGGACCGTCCGCGCGGCGGCCGTTCACCACGACCAGCCCGACCGCGCCCGGCGTCACCCGGACCTACCGGCGGTGGGCCGAGCTCACGCAGGACAACGTGGACGCCCGGGTCTGGTCCGGCATCCACACGCGCACGGCGGACGAGGCGGGAGTCGTCCTCGGGCAGCGCGTCGCCCGGTTCGGCCTGAGCCGCTTCGACTCCCTCCTCGACTGA
- a CDS encoding ABC transporter substrate-binding protein: MLKRILGAALVAVASTSCVAGAASDDEVTVVVGYQSKTINTVTAGTLLRELGHFERRLVELGRRTGKRYEVTWQDYDTGAPITAQMLAGKVDIGSMGDYPMLINGSRAQKLGDDGTRMVSVTGYNARGALNMVVVSPDSTATTLADLAGKKVSASVGSAGHGTLVRALGGTRVTVENQQPSVGASALQAGNVQALAQFVAWPGQLVFAKQAKLLYDGAELNLPTLHGVVVRNRFARERPDVLAEFLRAQQDATAHLHAKPLDAAHVVAKATGLPVEVVYLYNGPNGISTFDLSLKPVLRDALRQDVPFLKSIGNIEELDVDRFIDDGPLKAAVGEGTADTVNPARITGRDSACQVDVADPATASEVWFEGEEAPRPAADPTCLLKLVNQVGKAVRVAYVPDAVTGTRWFADHAFWVRDDDGALRPHTTRAGARGDVLDLTQALAAAGAP; this comes from the coding sequence ATGCTCAAGCGAATCCTCGGCGCGGCACTGGTCGCCGTCGCGTCGACCTCGTGCGTGGCCGGCGCGGCCTCCGACGACGAGGTGACCGTCGTGGTCGGCTACCAGTCCAAGACCATCAACACCGTCACCGCGGGCACGCTGCTGCGCGAGCTGGGGCACTTCGAGCGGCGGCTGGTCGAGCTGGGCCGCCGCACCGGCAAGCGGTACGAGGTCACCTGGCAGGACTACGACACCGGCGCGCCGATCACCGCGCAGATGCTCGCCGGGAAGGTCGACATCGGCTCGATGGGCGACTACCCGATGCTCATCAACGGATCGCGCGCGCAGAAGCTGGGGGACGACGGCACGCGGATGGTGTCGGTCACCGGCTACAACGCCCGCGGCGCGTTGAACATGGTCGTGGTGTCGCCCGACTCCACCGCGACCACGCTCGCCGACCTCGCCGGCAAGAAGGTGTCGGCCAGCGTCGGCTCCGCCGGGCACGGCACGCTCGTCCGCGCGCTCGGCGGCACGCGGGTCACCGTCGAGAACCAGCAGCCGTCGGTCGGCGCGTCCGCCCTCCAGGCGGGCAACGTCCAGGCGCTGGCCCAGTTCGTCGCCTGGCCCGGGCAGCTGGTGTTCGCCAAGCAGGCCAAGCTGCTCTACGACGGTGCGGAGCTGAACCTGCCGACGTTGCACGGCGTCGTGGTGCGCAACCGGTTCGCCCGGGAACGGCCGGACGTCCTCGCGGAGTTCCTCCGCGCCCAGCAGGACGCGACCGCGCACCTGCACGCGAAGCCGCTCGACGCCGCGCACGTCGTGGCGAAGGCCACCGGCCTGCCCGTGGAGGTCGTGTACCTCTACAACGGACCGAACGGCATCTCGACGTTCGACCTGAGCCTCAAACCGGTGCTGCGCGACGCGTTGCGGCAGGACGTGCCCTTCCTGAAGTCCATCGGCAACATCGAGGAGCTGGACGTCGACCGGTTCATCGACGACGGCCCGCTCAAGGCCGCCGTGGGTGAAGGCACGGCGGACACCGTCAACCCGGCGCGGATCACCGGCCGTGACAGCGCGTGCCAGGTGGACGTCGCCGACCCCGCCACGGCGAGCGAGGTGTGGTTCGAGGGCGAGGAGGCGCCTCGTCCCGCCGCCGACCCGACGTGCCTGCTCAAGCTGGTCAACCAGGTGGGCAAGGCGGTCCGCGTGGCGTACGTGCCCGACGCCGTGACCGGGACCAGGTGGTTCGCCGACCACGCGTTCTGGGTGCGCGACGACGACGGCGCCCTCCGCCCGCACACGACCCGCGCGGGGGCGCGTGGCGACGTGCTGGACTTGACGCAGGCCCTCGCCGCGGCGGGCGCACCGTGA
- a CDS encoding ABC transporter permease: MTARWVVRIASLACGLLLWQVLTATETVAWLRFDRLPTVLEVARRLVEEAAAAQYYTDLGASLARIAAGFLLAAALGVPLGIAVARSRVVGDVLQPLLEVVRPIPAIALVPIAILLFPSDEQGIVFITCTAAFFPVLVSTRHAVRALPTMWEDAVRTMGGGRRHVLLKVVLPGTLPGVFGGLSVGMGVAWICVISAEMISGRYGVGYRTWQAYTIVDYPGVIVGMVTIGLLGWLTSSAVELTGRRVTRWLPREARA; this comes from the coding sequence GTGACCGCGCGGTGGGTGGTGCGGATCGCGTCGTTGGCGTGCGGTCTGCTGCTGTGGCAGGTGTTGACGGCCACGGAGACGGTGGCGTGGCTGCGGTTCGACCGGCTGCCGACCGTGCTGGAGGTGGCGCGCCGGCTGGTGGAGGAAGCCGCCGCCGCCCAGTACTACACGGACCTCGGGGCCAGCCTGGCCCGCATCGCGGCGGGCTTCCTGCTGGCCGCCGCGCTCGGCGTCCCGCTCGGCATCGCGGTGGCCCGGTCGCGGGTCGTCGGCGACGTGCTCCAGCCGCTGCTGGAGGTGGTGCGGCCGATCCCGGCGATCGCGCTGGTGCCGATCGCGATCCTGCTGTTCCCCAGCGACGAGCAGGGCATCGTGTTCATCACCTGCACGGCGGCGTTCTTCCCGGTCCTGGTCAGCACCCGGCACGCGGTGCGCGCGCTGCCGACGATGTGGGAGGACGCGGTGCGCACCATGGGCGGCGGCCGGCGGCACGTGCTGCTCAAGGTGGTGCTGCCGGGCACGTTGCCGGGCGTGTTCGGCGGCCTGTCGGTGGGCATGGGCGTGGCGTGGATCTGCGTGATCTCCGCCGAGATGATCTCCGGCCGGTACGGCGTCGGCTACCGCACCTGGCAGGCCTACACGATCGTGGACTACCCCGGCGTCATCGTCGGCATGGTCACCATCGGCCTGCTCGGCTGGCTGACCTCCTCCGCCGTCGAGCTGACCGGCCGCCGGGTCACCCGGTGGCTGCCGAGGGAGGCGCGGGCATGA
- a CDS encoding ABC transporter ATP-binding protein produces the protein MSVRVEGLAVRYGAATVLRSFDLDVRTGEILVVAGPSGCGKSTLLRAVAGLAPIAAGRIVVDGREVRGTSKDRALVFQDDGLLPWRTAQRNVELPLALQGVPRAERRARASAWLDRVGLAGFGRHLPRELSGGMRQRVQLARTLAQRPKVVLMDEPFAALDAQTRADMQRLVVEVLREAGTTTVFVTHDVDEAVLLGDRVVVLGAGEVDVRREAILAAVMA, from the coding sequence ATGAGCGTGCGGGTGGAAGGGCTGGCCGTGCGCTACGGCGCGGCCACCGTGCTCCGGTCGTTCGACCTGGACGTGCGGACGGGGGAGATCCTGGTGGTCGCGGGGCCGTCCGGCTGCGGCAAGTCGACGTTGCTGCGCGCCGTCGCGGGCCTGGCGCCGATCGCCGCCGGCCGGATCGTGGTCGACGGCCGGGAGGTGCGCGGCACGTCGAAGGACCGCGCGCTGGTGTTCCAGGACGACGGGCTGCTGCCGTGGCGCACGGCCCAGCGCAACGTCGAGCTCCCGCTGGCGCTGCAAGGCGTGCCGCGCGCCGAACGGCGTGCCCGCGCGTCGGCCTGGCTGGACCGGGTGGGGCTGGCCGGGTTCGGCCGGCACCTGCCCCGGGAGCTGTCCGGCGGGATGAGGCAGCGCGTGCAGCTGGCGCGGACGCTGGCCCAACGACCGAAGGTGGTGCTCATGGACGAGCCGTTCGCCGCGCTCGACGCGCAGACCAGGGCGGACATGCAGCGACTCGTGGTCGAGGTGCTGAGGGAGGCGGGCACGACCACCGTCTTCGTCACCCACGACGTGGACGAGGCCGTGCTGCTCGGCGACCGCGTG
- a CDS encoding 4Fe-4S dicluster domain-containing protein codes for MALVNNRADVPVTIDQSLCIEGCRLCVDVCPLDSLAINPETGKAFMHVDECWYCGPCALRCPTGAVEVNMPYLLR; via the coding sequence GTGGCCCTAGTGAACAACCGCGCCGACGTGCCGGTGACCATCGACCAGTCGCTGTGCATCGAGGGCTGCCGCCTGTGCGTGGACGTCTGCCCGCTCGACTCGCTCGCGATCAACCCCGAGACCGGCAAGGCGTTCATGCACGTGGACGAGTGCTGGTACTGCGGGCCGTGCGCGCTGCGCTGCCCCACGGGCGCGGTCGAGGTCAACATGCCCTACCTGTTGCGCTGA
- a CDS encoding helix-turn-helix domain-containing protein produces MEHDVDRSAGTGRRVPAEWRLPDGLGLDGLSLERVRRTRAELVERGRWGEADQVVREVIDLLAAGPAGVRGPQLGGLVYVPGGPSPDDSQCAKGDVAGVPEEQRLAARAVQLANRGVDRAGAVATARQLLALPGGRETGAFWCGVLVLAHADELDTAMDLSVRAMRSPDVIDFGEARGVVALLVARLMWLGGDPGGAAKVLGGSLRRDVCRQIRSVAVAWLVSALVDLGELSRAHDLLLEHGFSGTLAGVQDRAELFMARGALRFALGQYDRALEDFLDCGRDLTAWGVTNPAVAPWRSRAAVCANAVGRTDLAQALVSKEMAAARRWGSRRSVGLASHAAALVAGGEPASLREVVAVLDGTDAVGDSLHARYDLALALGTRELRGEARKALEAVRDTARRRGYAMWSGRAEEVLARMTALDRAGGLTRQERKIGELARTGRSNRQIAEEQYLTVRTVEFHLSRVYRKLGLTGRRDLKAILTPLS; encoded by the coding sequence GTGGAGCACGACGTCGATCGGTCCGCCGGCACGGGTCGTCGCGTCCCGGCGGAGTGGCGGCTGCCCGACGGCCTCGGCCTCGACGGGCTGTCCCTGGAGCGGGTGCGGCGGACCAGGGCCGAGTTGGTGGAGCGCGGGCGGTGGGGTGAGGCCGACCAGGTGGTGCGGGAGGTGATCGACCTGCTCGCCGCCGGCCCGGCCGGGGTGCGCGGCCCCCAGCTGGGCGGCTTGGTGTACGTGCCGGGTGGTCCGTCGCCGGACGACTCGCAGTGCGCCAAGGGGGATGTGGCGGGTGTGCCGGAGGAGCAGCGGCTCGCCGCGCGGGCCGTGCAGCTGGCCAACCGGGGTGTGGACCGGGCCGGGGCGGTCGCCACCGCCAGGCAGCTGCTCGCGCTGCCCGGTGGCCGCGAGACGGGCGCGTTCTGGTGCGGGGTCCTGGTGCTGGCCCACGCCGACGAGCTGGACACCGCGATGGACCTCAGCGTCCGCGCGATGCGCAGCCCGGACGTGATCGACTTCGGCGAGGCGCGTGGCGTGGTGGCGCTGCTGGTGGCGCGGCTGATGTGGCTGGGCGGCGACCCCGGCGGGGCGGCGAAGGTGCTCGGCGGGTCGCTGCGGCGCGACGTCTGCCGGCAGATCCGCAGCGTGGCCGTGGCGTGGCTGGTGTCCGCGCTGGTCGACCTCGGCGAGCTGAGCCGCGCGCACGACCTGCTGCTGGAGCACGGGTTCAGCGGCACGCTGGCCGGCGTGCAGGACCGCGCGGAGCTGTTCATGGCGCGCGGCGCGCTGCGGTTCGCGCTCGGGCAGTACGACCGGGCGCTGGAGGACTTCCTGGACTGCGGTCGCGACCTGACCGCGTGGGGCGTGACGAACCCGGCCGTGGCGCCGTGGCGGTCGCGGGCGGCGGTGTGCGCGAACGCGGTCGGCCGCACCGACCTGGCCCAGGCGTTGGTGTCGAAGGAGATGGCGGCGGCCCGCCGCTGGGGCAGCCGGCGTTCGGTGGGCCTGGCCTCGCACGCCGCGGCGCTGGTCGCGGGCGGTGAACCGGCGTCCCTGCGCGAGGTGGTCGCGGTCCTGGACGGCACGGACGCGGTAGGCGACTCGCTGCACGCCCGCTACGACCTCGCGCTCGCGTTGGGCACGCGGGAGTTGCGCGGCGAAGCGCGCAAGGCGCTGGAAGCGGTGCGGGACACCGCCCGCCGCCGGGGGTACGCGATGTGGTCCGGGCGGGCGGAGGAGGTGCTGGCCAGGATGACCGCCCTGGACCGCGCCGGCGGCCTCACCCGGCAGGAGCGCAAGATCGGCGAGCTGGCCCGCACCGGGCGCAGCAACCGGCAGATCGCCGAGGAGCAGTACCTGACGGTCCGCACCGTCGAGTTCCACCTGTCCCGCGTCTACCGGAAGCTGGGCCTGACCGGCCGGCGCGACCTGAAGGCCATCCTCACCCCGCTGTCCTGA
- a CDS encoding GntR family transcriptional regulator: MSSPRPGPTERRLRADRARQAADVIRQLVVQRAFPDGVLPDERFLAAEFCASRNGIREALDLLREEGLIERVPGVGTVVVAQKYAHGLNQLMGLAETLHEHGEVGNDVRTAGLVRPPGPVAQRLRLAEGEQVVYVERLRRLNGLPLSLDLTYLPRDVGEPLLAEDLENQDIFSLIERTTGLRLGAAAVTLEAVNADLHSAAVLEVPRGSALLVVERLSHLADGRPVDLEFIRMRGDRLTMRAELRRTPSGEAR; encoded by the coding sequence ATGAGCAGCCCCCGACCGGGTCCCACCGAGCGGCGCCTGCGTGCCGACCGGGCGCGACAGGCTGCCGACGTCATCCGCCAGCTCGTCGTGCAGCGCGCCTTCCCCGACGGCGTGCTGCCCGACGAGCGGTTCCTCGCGGCGGAGTTCTGCGCCTCGCGCAACGGCATCCGCGAGGCGTTGGACCTGCTGCGCGAGGAGGGGCTGATCGAACGCGTGCCGGGCGTCGGCACGGTGGTGGTCGCGCAGAAGTACGCCCACGGCCTGAACCAGCTGATGGGACTGGCCGAGACGTTGCACGAGCACGGCGAGGTCGGCAACGACGTGCGGACCGCGGGTCTCGTCCGACCGCCCGGCCCGGTGGCGCAGCGGCTGCGCCTCGCCGAGGGCGAGCAGGTCGTGTACGTGGAACGGCTGCGCAGGCTCAACGGGCTGCCGCTGTCGCTCGACCTGACCTACCTCCCGCGCGACGTCGGCGAACCGCTGTTGGCCGAGGACCTGGAGAACCAGGACATCTTCTCGCTCATCGAGCGCACCACCGGGCTGCGGCTGGGCGCGGCGGCCGTGACGCTGGAGGCGGTGAACGCCGACCTGCACTCGGCCGCCGTGCTGGAGGTGCCGCGCGGCTCCGCGCTGCTGGTCGTGGAACGGCTGAGCCACCTCGCCGACGGCCGCCCGGTGGACCTGGAGTTCATCCGGATGCGCGGCGACCGGCTGACCATGCGCGCCGAGCTGCGGCGCACGCCGTCGGGGGAGGCGCGGTGA